From one Trifolium pratense cultivar HEN17-A07 linkage group LG1, ARS_RC_1.1, whole genome shotgun sequence genomic stretch:
- the LOC123899076 gene encoding allene oxide synthase 3-like, with translation MASLEPSPSTTTNNNQQDLPLKQIPGTYGLPFIGPIFDRHDYFYNQGKDKFFSTRIQKYNSTIFRTNMPPGPFISSNPRVIALLDAASFPILFNNKKVEKYNVLDGTFMPSTNFTGGYRVCAYLDTTEPSHALIKGFYLNTLLSRKDTFVPLFRTILSDAFNVIEDELASKNGKADFNSVVSDASFNFMFRLFCDNKDPSETILGSQGPKMFDTWLLFQLAPLATLGPPKIFNYLEDLLLRTIPFPACLARSSYKKLYETFSSSAVTLLNEAEKAGLKRSEVCHNIVFTAGFNAYGGLKNQFPILFKWVGLSGLSLHKELANEIRTVVKQEGGVTIQSLEKMSLVKSVVYEAMRIEPAVPYQYAKAREDLIVKSHDASFEIKKGEMIFGYQPFATKDPRVFDDAEVFVPNRFIGEGEKLLKYVLWSNGKEIEEPSIDNKQCPGKNLVVLLCRLFLVEFFLHYDTFGFESKNNAFGAAVTITSLTKASTI, from the exons ATGGCATCTTTAGAACCATCACCATctaccaccaccaacaacaaccaGCAAGACCTCCCACTAAAACAAATCCCAGGCACCTATGGTCTCCCCTTCATCGGACCGATTTTCGACCGCCATGACTACTTCTACAACCAAGGTAAAGACAAATTCTTCTCAACAAGAATCCAAAAATACAATTCAACAATCTTTAGAACAAACATGCCACCAGGTCCCTTCATTTCCTCAAACCCAAGAGTCATAGCACTCTTAGACGCCGCATCTTTTCCGATCctcttcaacaacaaaaaagtcGAAAAATATAATGTCCTCGACGGTACATTCATGCCGTCGACAAATTTCACCGGCGGTTACCGTGTTTGTGCTTACTTAGACACAACTGAACCAAGCCATGCACTTATCAAAGGTTTCTATCTTAATACTCTTTTGTCAAGAAAAGACACTTTTGTCCCTCTTTTTAGAACTATACTTTCTGATGCTTTTAATGTGATTGAAGATGAGCTTGCTAGTAAAAATGGTAAAGCAGATTTTAACTCTGTTGTTAGTGATGCTTCATTTAACTTCATGTTTCGTCTCTTTTGTGATAATAAAGACCCTTCTGAAACTATCCTTGGTTCTCAAGGTCCTAAAATGTTTGATACATGGCTACTATTTCAACTTGCTCCACTTGCAACTTTAGGGCCCCCTAAGATATTTAATTATCTTGAAGATCTCTTGCTTCGTACTATTCCATTTCCAGCTTGTTTGGCAAG GTCTTCTTACAAGAAGCTCTACGAAACATTTTCTTCATCAGCGGTAACACTTTTAAACGAAGCAGAAAAAGCCGGTTTAAAAAGAAGTGAAGTCTGCCACAATATCGTTTTCACAGCCGGCTTCAACGCATATGGAGGATTAAAGAATCAATTCCCAATTCTCTTCAAATGGGTCGGTCTAAGCGGCCTTTCACTACACAAAGAACTCGCAAACGAGATAAGAACCGTTGTAAAACAAGAAGGCGGAGTAACAATTCAGTCATTGGAAAAAATGTCGTTAGTAAAATCCGTTGTTTATGAAGCAATGCGAATAGAACCTGCCGTCCCTTATCAATATGCAAAAGCAAGAGAAGATTTGATCGTGAAGAGTCATGATGCAAGTTTCGAAATTAAAAAAGGTGAGATGATATTTGGATACCAACCGTTCGCGACTAAGGATCCTAGGGTTTTCGATGATGCCGAGGTTTTCGTTCCAAATAGGTTTATTGGAGAAGGTGAGAAGTTGTTGAAGTATGTTTTATGGTCTAATGGGAAAGAAATAGAGGAGCCTTCTATAGATAATAAACAATGTCCAGGGAAGAATCTTGTTGTGCTTTTGTGTAGATTGTTCTTGGTGGAGTTTTTCTTGCATTATGATACTTTTGGATTTGAGTCTAAAAATAATGCTTTTGGTGCTGCTGTTACTATTACTTCACTCACTAAGGCTTCTACGATTTGA